The Notolabrus celidotus isolate fNotCel1 chromosome 16, fNotCel1.pri, whole genome shotgun sequence genomic sequence TATCTAAGGGCTTGGAGTGAATATTCTGGACTACATGACTAAACACTTCCTGACTGTTAAAACAATGAGGTCAAAGAGAGCGTATGTACTAACACCGTGACCTGAACctgaatacaaacacacacaaacacacccttcttcttcttcttctgtgtgtgtgtgagcgaggaGCCACACCTTCAAGAAACTCTGACTCTTTCTCCCTcttgaactctttttttttaactgtcacAGCTTCTCCTTTAAAAGATAAATCAAAGCCTCACACCTCCACAGCTCAGACACCGTGCGTGTGTATCCCTCCACGACTGAATATAGGTCTCAAACAGAGCTGTTGCTAAGCACCGTGTAAACTTGTGGTGGCTCAGGGAGGGATCACCCTCAAACCCTCCAAGGCCTCCTCTCCTGTAACAGGTGTGGCTCTGCCTTTTTACGTGCACCAAACTACCTCCAGAAACTCAACCTTTTCTTCCTGTAGGACACAGAGGTTCCCGAACctttcagcctgcaacccccaaaatataggtgccaaagactcaggacccccactgtccctctaagtgatttaatgtggcttcatatAGCTGGTCTGCACAAAGTGAGCCTACCTATAAgaccatgtgtctgtgtttcttactgctactgatgcttttgatcattaaTGTTctctaactctaaacttaggagtcaacTGGAGACAaaggaaggcagaaaactcattacactttctcttttcaagcttttatttcaagtttagcttctatttcTGTCCATATTTTTACTAGAATGTGTAAAATCTACTATTTTAAgatcactttaagaaaaaaaaacagtctggaAGGCATCTCATGACCCCCTATTTGTGTCCCAACCCACtcttttgggaacccctgctgcaggagacactGAGAGCTCAAATTAAAGACTGAAGCAGCTTCATCCGGGTCTGCAGGAGCTGCTGGTCTATTCGGCGCAGATGTAGTCCAGGATCTCTCTCTGAATAACGAGCTCACCTTGTCTAACAAGTCGCGtacagtggcggagccagggggtggccgGGGGTGGCCATGggcacctctgaaaactgattggccaccctaaagttcttaaacatgattggctatttgccatgtcagaggcattgcttatatttaaatcagttgttgtgttgttgtgtttcaagctgcagagacaggagtttctttgcatttgaatattatttttgttgatgctttgactttaaacaatcatctttattttgagtccttaaagagttgagcagatttaaatgttgacactctgtcgagttacatttttaatcttaacattagagatctacaaaaatgtaacatttgtcaaattatttttaataaatgagttaaaggtcctgtgaggagttttgaactggctgagaaacagactgaaaatgatcctgatgcctctttatgacctttaataacaaacaagaccatcagcagcaacactgacaccttctctgttgtcatttgtaatgcctgaaaccgccctgagggggtaggtgtcagaccagatgatgacatcttgcttcagaaacagcctttattgactgttttcatggaaaataatcacattgcctgataaagttgactgttgaacacaacaggatgaggcttttgttgaaaacactacttttgcatgtataggacaagagataagaggtgtcactttgtccacaaggggggcgccagaattgatacaaaacaaaagttcctcacagcagctttaaagtgattagtggaagtaaccctcctgggtttggggtaagcctaatgttttccacatcTGCCCcccccttcaacagtcagtgccccagtttggccacccaagtcaaaactgtctggctccgccactggtCGCGTAGACTTATATTTGACGCGTAAAGCAGGGGcagagccagacagttttgacctgggtggccaaactggggcactgactgttaaggggtggccaggcgtggaaaacattaggggcttaccccaaacctagtagggttacctccaataatcacatctactttaacttcttttcatagaataatttaacaaatgttacaactttgtagatttctaatgttaagattaaaaatgtaactcgacagagtcaacatttaaatctgctgaactctttagggactcaaaatgaagatgattgttcaaagtcaaagcatcaacaaaaataatattcaaatgcaaagaaactcctgtctctgcagcttgaaacacaacaacacaataactgatttaaacataagtaatgcctctgaaatGGCAAATAACCAATCATGTTTatgaatttcagggtggccaatcagttttcagaggtgtccatggccacccctggtcaccccctggctccgccactgggGTAAAGTGTTTATCAAAGTCCTAAAATGTGCAATTTAAAACACTATTCTGAGTTTTCATGACTCATTGTGGAATTCGGCATCAAAGTTGTGCAGAAATGGTTTTAATAAAGAACTGAAATAAGTCCTTAACttgttttttacaaacattttgaAGCGGAATTTGTGCGTAAagttgctgcatccacaaaccTTTCCAAATAACAGGCTGTTCCTCTGCTTTAAGTCAAACTAAAGCCCACCTCTACATGTGCGCAGAGTGATCCAGCATCACAGGTGTCTAACAGGGAAGAGGGACTCACCCAGGACCCGGAGCTCTATATTCCCAGTCTGCGTGGTTCCGTCCGAGGTGATCATATTGAGCGCGTAATCCCCGCTGTCCTCCGACTTCACGGATCCCAGAGTCAGGAACCCGTTGGTGGAGTTCACCATCACCCTGCCCTGGTACTTTGCCTCGCTCACTTTGGTCCCTGCCGGACTCACGGTGGCCACATTGACCGCGTCCGTCCCGTCATTGAAACTCCACAATAAAAAGGCGTAGGTCGGTTTAACGAGGAGCGTCTTAAGAGTCACATTCTTCCCCAAAACCACGTCCACTGGACCCTCTGGCAGGATGTCCACCCCTGAGCAGCATCCTGCGAGGAGACAGAAGGAAAGTCATGCAACTACAAGAatcatgttacaatgttacaatgtcatttagcagacccagaagaacacaagcaaagatctagacaagaggaaacaagatcagtaagaggaacagagtgcttcaagtccatttgggtgcaggtactgccaagcagtgtaaaggcaatgcacaaagtaaataaggaacatctacaatgaagcaaccaaaccatttaagaccttccattatcatcatcaacaattaacatcaccacaataatgaccaaagtaccaagtgctgggtcactccagacctgaacacagagtcccagagtagagcaggacagtgtgagtcaactgtagctggaagacatgatctgccactggggacaacagtggagaacagtctagctaagtgcatagtgcttcctgaagagctgggtctttagctgtctttggaTGTAAAAACCACTAGAGACTAGAATCTGCTTTATTtggagtttttcctctctttgctgtttccttctttccacctggaggaacatcaaTAAGTTTCAAAACGACATACTCTGATCTCAAAGTGAGTTAAAACCTGCTGAATACACActctttaacatttcacacagatTCTGAGTTCTTACCGAgaaaagagagcagaaacagaagCGACTTAAAGGCGAACAGATCCATCCTGCACCGTTCAAGTCTTTCCAGCACAGACGGAGACGAGAATGCGGCAGTACCTGCAGCTTTTAGAGGGACACACCCAGAGaaggtgagcacacacacactcaaacacacacacacacacacacacacacacacacacacacacacgtcatcgTCTTTGTGCTGTGTGATAACTTGATGTTCCTTCTAATCTCAATGAATCATTTGAATGATTGCATTTCTTCAAACTTCCTCAGATGTCTTAACTATGATTTATCACTCAATAAAGCAGAAGTTGTTCATCTattacactgaaaaaaaacacactttattttATGATCATCCCTTTTCCCCACTCACAGCTTTACTTCATCCAGTGTTAATAATAAAGCTGTTATCCTCATTTAAAAGCTAATTAAATGTTATTAAATATGATTCATGGCTTATTGTCTGTGACTAAATTCTGCCACTGTGTATTTTGGATGTTTATGATCAGAAATTGTAAACAGGCATCAACTTGGCAgaaatatgaaacatgtttctggTTCAGGTTCACTGAGACACTGCTGCCACCTAGTGTCCATGCAGGGAAGTTACCTTTAATAACATCTGTTgaaactcaactcatttttatttatacatcacttttcatacattcaaTGCATGCAGCCTGAAGTGCTtcataaaagaacagagagacaggaaacaacagaaacaagtaAAATGATGCAAGGCTATATCAAGACAGAGGAGAGTGATGTGGAATACTTAAAAAGAACTTAAATCATtgcagtaaaatcaataaaataaattagacatataaaaaatataaggattcaaggattcaaggatttttattgtcataccaatacaagctgtcgcatgatatggaacaaaattttgtttctcaggtcccgcattaagccaaaaaaaaaagcatacagtAAAGGGAAGACATAGTAATAAATGtaacaatataaatacaaatataaatataaaaatattgtgcatagtgcaattgaatgaaaaaataataataacaataaaaaaaaaaatcagttatcagaaataaaataaaataaaaccattacaataaattcaatcaaatcaaaaccGTTAGATATCAtaaaaattcaattcaattcaaaacctttagttattctcgaaaagacattgaggtttccctcatttccaatgtcgtcaaGATCACAGTtagattagaaacaacaaacaaacaaacaaacaaacacaatcatatacaaaataatagattaattaaaacagatacagtttgagacacagtggtcagagatcaaggtcttgaactctgcaagagatggaaaggatctcagcttcaaagtctgttggagggtattccatgatttaggagcatcaatggagaatgctgatcgacccagttcagtatttaaataaaaccacgactataaaaactttaaataagatcagataaatatcagattaataaaataattataatacaaaacattaaatataaacagataaatataagactaataaattaaaatcaatacaataacatcagctaaatatcagaaaaatcaaatcaaagcatTACAATAcagtcaataaaatcaaatcagataaatatcagatttatgaaataaaataactacaACAAAAACCATTAAacattatcaaaataaaatatcagaaaaataaagtaaaatcaataaaataaaatcagataaatatcagattaataaaataaaatcacaacaataaaatcagatgaatatcagattaatacattaaaatcaattaaatataatcagataaataccagaaaaataaaatgaaataaaaacaacattacagaaaataagatggaatcaaataaaaatggtAATAAAGGAGTCCGGGGCTTTAAATAAATTACTCTAAATTAAAAGCCACATTAAAAAGGGAAGTTTTTAGTTTATAGACTTCTCTCAATCTTATTTCTATATAGAAAATGTGAAGTCGCCTCTCCAGCAGGTGGCGGTAAAGCTCCTTAGAGTTACTGACATtcaataacaaagaaaaaacacgaAGAAGAGTAGAACCCGGAAGTATAATCACTCAGTGGCTAACATGCTAATTATTTCCGTTATCCCTTCTGTTACAGATTCGGACTCATCTCCTGATGACTTCCTGTTAGAGTGAAGGTTTAGAAACtctcctttttatttcatcatgtcTTCTCTTTGATATTTCATCCCTGTCCGGATCCTGAAGTTAGCTTAGCTGGAAACAGACGGACACAAACAGAATCCCAGTGATTAAAGGAAATATTTAAAGATCAGATCAAAGTGTTAAAATGTCTAAAGTCCAAACTCTGAGAGGATTCATCAACCAGAGACTGACTGCAGCTGCTGAAGAGATCTTTGAGCTGTTTGAAAGAACCATAGCAGAGTACGAGGACCAACTTAGAGGATCTAAAGAGGAGCAACACAAAGTCCTGGACCCGGAAGTCTGCACACAGAAACCAGGTTGGTGGTTTAATGtggatccagtcccatcttccagacaggactcagtctgatctcatcttaatccaccatgagcagagcactttgcagcatttagcaagttacagtggcaaggacaaacttcctttaacaggcagaaacctccagcaggaccagactcatgttagacacacatctgctgagaccgtgttggagagagggatagagggagatgaagagagagagagatgatagtggggagacggatagtagtagttgtagcagctggagtctggaccacgtccacagcagcagagatccagaggaacctacgagacaagggagctcagggactccagaaccaggtctaagaaaagagagaagagagggagaccagaagaaggaaaaagaggagaagaaatggggaaggaatgagagaaggaaagacagaaggaaagaaagagagagagagaagtgaagaaagaaaaaaaaaaagagcaaaaaaaagagagagaaggaaagaaagagagagagaagtacagaaagaaagaaagaaagaaagaaagaaaaaggaaaaaagaaagaagtaataaaagaaagaaagagagagagaaggaattaaagaaagaatgaataacagaccccaaaaaaggaatctacagcagagatccagaggaacctacgagacaagggagctcagggactccagaaaggtctaagaaaagagagaagagagggagaccagaagaaagaaaaagaggagaagaaatggtgaaggaatgacagaaggaaagaaagagagagaagtgaagaaagaaagaaagagcaaaaaaaagagagaaggaaagaaagagagagagaagtacagaaagaaagaagccatgaaagaaagaatgaaagaaagaaagaaagaaagaaagagcaaaagaaagagagagagaaggaaagaaagaaagaaagaaaggatgaatgacagaccccaaaaaaggaatctacagcagagatccagaggaacctacgagacaagggagctcagggactccagagaggacAGGGACCTGTACAAGAAGCGAGTTCAACACACCCGGGTGTCATCTGGTGATCTGGTTTCTCAGAGTCTGACAGAGGAGACTCCACTGAGGGGGTCAAGTGAGAAACCATGAAGTAGAGACGCGATGAGTCAAATCtgaacaacccccccccccatgtttcagatctgaaatgtgaaatgttcaACTTGTTCTCCACAGACGTCCagcagctgttggcgaggaaaGAAGAGGTTCCCCCtgagcagctgcagaggagcTCCAGTCTGGACCAGGAGGACCCACCAGAACCACCACACAttaaagaggagcaggaggaactGTGGAGCAGTCAGGACGGAGACCAGCTTCAAGGGGGGGCGGATTTCAGCTCGTTGATACTCACTCCTGCTCctgtgaagagagaggaagacgacGGAGAGAAACCTCAGTCCTCACAGCTTCACGAAAACCAAACCAAAGGGAACGGGAACAAGAGCTCGCTCTCTGAGTCTGATACTGATGACAGCAGTTGGGACTGGGAGGAGATCAGGGGCTCCCAGTCTGGTGTGACAGTCCAGAACAGTGAGGTCCCTGTAGCTGGTGTGGAGGGTACCTCCTCTGAGCGGGCAGCGGGAAGCAAAGAACACCTGCTGAAGTACAGCCGACGCAAAACAGGACCCAAACCGTTCAGCTGCCCGGTCTGCGGGAAGCGATACCTGAGGAAGAACTCTTTAACGACTCACATGAGGCATCACTCGGAGGGGACGCGCTTCAGCTGCTCCGTCTGTAAGAAGACTTTCCCCTGGAAAGGAGACGTGGAGCGGCACATGAGAGTCCACACCGGAGAGAGACCCTTCAAGTGCTCCGTCTGCGGATCCAGGTTCGCACAGAGCTCCACGTTGAACCTGCACTTAAGAACTCACACCGGAGAGAAACCCTTCTCCTGCTCCGTCTGCCAGACCAGCTTCAGCCTGAGGAACAACTTAGTCCTGCACATGAGGTGTCACACGGGAGAGAGACCGTACAGCTGCTCCTTCTGCGGTAAAGGATTCGCTCTCCGGGGGAACCTGAAGCGCCACCTGATCGTCCACACCGGAGAGAAACAGTTCGGTTGCACGGTGTGTGGGCAGAAGTTTGCACAACACGTGACTCTGAAGAGACACATGACGGTCCACACGGGGGAGAAACCCTTCAGGTGTTCGGTGTGCGGTAAAAGATTCGCACAACAGACTTGCCTGACGAGACATTTGAGCATCCACAGGGAGGACGCCGTGTCGTCGCAGGAATGAGGCGACACAAATCATCTTAATGTTTGAAGAACGGCGCCAAAGACAACGACGAGTTCAACCCAACTAAACGTCACATGAAGTTAACTTCGTCAGCTCCTGAAACACGAGAGACTTTTCAGACATGGTTTAAAAACCGCAGAAGAAGAGATCACTTCATTATctttctgagcatgctcagtctgAACTCTACGTCCCCTGATCACACCACCGACTCTAATTCAGCCGCCATCAGGACTCACTTTACAGCGGTTATTGTGACTACAGTGCATGATATTGTGAGAAggtttaaagtttatttatgtttttatttattacatttgaaCAAAGTTAGAAAAGCCTTATATAACCTTCATCTGAAGTGTAAAAACTGTAAAGCTACCATTTTCCTTCTTGCGTTACTTTAtcttttcattctgtttcataaGACGACACTGCAAGTTTTATAtacagttgaaaccagaagtttacatacactgtataaaaagacacataattgtttttgtttctctgtctgacaTTAAATTAGTCTAAACTTTTCTTGTTATAGGTCAGTTGAGATTAccaaaattatttctatttgctCAAGTTCAGAATAATAAGAGAGAGAATTTATTAGAGGTTTTAGTTTTACAttcttcaaagtcaaaagtttacatacactatgattactgtgcctttaaacaaTTTGGGAAAGCCCAGAAGATGATTTCATGGCTCTAGAAGCTTTTGATAGGTTAATTGACAACTATTGACTTAATTGGAGGCACACCTGTGGATGTATTTTATAGgcacaactcaaacacactgcttccTTGTGAGACATCATGGGAAAATCAAAAGAAACCAGCCAAGATATCAGGAAAAGAATTGTTGAatgtgtattcatttatttctatattaatTCTAATATAAGTATatatacagaagaggattagggccactgattaaaaaaaaattgaggtaaaacatttttttaattattattattatgagattaaagtccgaattctgagattaaggaattctgactttaatctcagaattttgacttttttttcctcataataataataattataataaaaaaatggaccttgatttttgtatttatttttttgatcaaCACTCCGATCCAGTAGGTGGCGATAATGCGCATGCTCAGTGCTGCCCGCCATCAGAGAACAAACcaaagaagaagcaggaaaTAGCCGTAGCCGAATCACGGACACATTGCTTGAAGAGGTGAAGGACCTTCATTCTGTGTTTGGATAAACCTCTCTGAAGATATGagatgtgtttatgtttattcattatatttaatgtttggaATATAACCTGGAGCCCGACGCTGCTAACAGAGCTAGCATAGCTTGATTGCAGGAAATAGACGGAgccaaacataaaacaacagagtAAATCTCGTGATGCCTGAACTGTGAACAGTTTTAAAGATGTCTAAGATCCAGATTATGAGACTTTTAGTGAACCAGAGACTGACTGCAGCTGCTGAGGAGATCTTTGAGCTGTTTGAAAGAACCATAGCAGAGTACGAGGAGCAACTTAGAGGATCTAAAGAGGAGCAACTCAAACTACTGGACTCTGTTTACAACCCGGAAGTCCAGTTACACAGAGCAGGTTTGGACTGTTGTATTATTATTCTCTCACTTTAATCTAGTGTGAAATCAGCTGTGATCCTCTCACTGCTTTAgcaatgtatttgttttgttctaataCTTTTCTTTATGTCATAAACAAAGGGAAACGTGTCGCCTAGTTTAAGCGCATCATGCTATTACATAGtagttttaatgtgtttctgtctccaCAGACTTCCACCAGCTGTCAGTGAATAAAGAAGAGGTTCCCCctgagcagcaggagaggagacccagTCTGGACCTGGAGGACCCACCAGAACCAGCACACATtaaagaggaacaggaggaactgTGGAGCAGTCAGGAGGGAGACCAGCTTCAAGGACTGGAGGAGGCGGATTTCAGCGCGTTGATGTTCACTCATGTCCCTGTGAAGAGtgatgaagatggagagaaacctCAGTCCTCACAGCTCCATGAAAACCAAACCTCTAAGCGCTTGCTGTCCTCTGAATCGGACACTGATGACAGTAGTTTTGATTGTGATATCATGAAATCACATAAAGAGTCTGAAAGGGGTGTGAAGTATAGAACAAGAGAAACATTTAGCTCCCCTGATCATGCCACAAGCTCTGCCGCAGAGGGTCTGAAACACAACGGAAGCGAAAGCAGTCAGAAACCATTCAGTTGTTTGATTTGTAAGAAGACTTTCCCGTTTAGAGGAGACGTACAGCGACACATGATCACGCACACAGGAGAGAGACCTTTCAAGTGCTCCATCTGTGGCTCCAGGTTCACTCGAAGTCAAACCCTGAACACACACTTAAGACTCCACACCGGAGAGAAACCTTTCAGTTGTTCAGTTTGCGGCACAAGTTTCAGCCGCAGACACAGTTTGGATATACACATGAGGACTCACACGGGAGAGAAACCGTTCAGTTGTTCAGTTTGTGGTAAAAAGTTTCCAACGCGCCGGAATCTGAAACGACACTCGGTCATCCACACCGGAGAGAAACGGTACGGTTGTTCACTGTGTGGTCAAACATTCGCACTACCTGGGACTCTGAAGCGACACCTGACGGTCCACACGGGGGAGAAACCTTTTAGATGTTTGGTTTGTGGTAAAGAATTTACACGACAGTTTTGTCTGACGAGACATTTCGCCGTCCACAAGAAGGAGGCTGCGTAGTTTCATTGTGACGGTTCAGTAGGACGGAACGGATACGGAGGCCGTAATCAATCTGCTTATTGGTCCAATTGTTGTGAACAGGTTACCCgggaattccaccagatccgtgtccagtatgtctctgatccactgcgttgcggctccctgctctctctcatccgtcaactcCCACCGGCTGCAtttcaggacctccggacagctggagtcatgtgaccgaggtttcctcacagtaatccctgaatcaaggattctcctcctcctcctcctctcatcatccatgttgtctttctggtcctctgaaaacctctgacctgttgactccaggcctggctccgctcatcatgactttggtttgttgttgtagttaagtgaaatacgatctggtgataacacagagtgttttattctgaaaattaaccggatgttttcattataaatatctTAGAATCATCAAAATGTTcaagaaatatttttaaaaatcaccttttgtttattttttgtgattAAATTTATGAACCATAAAGAcagaaccttgttttttttgcaccaggctttaaaaagtaacatttaacacagagtCTAATGGGgtctgactcacttttggagtcaggctcaagtggacactcaaggtactGCAGGTACCAATACCACAAAGTATTTtcgaagattttaagattactagtcttccaatgagaggcacagctgcctgcaggaacactgcagctgttggcgaggaggctcaaactccgcctctttacgtcacactggctcgacagaagcaatatggctgctgccgccgattggtctcaaaacagctcttcagaaacggatgggtgacgtcacggatactacgtccatattttatacagtctatgcttaaaactcacttttactccctggcttttaatacagcatgagagtttatgttggtctctgtttgtcttttgatgtactgtattttaaattttactattatttatttctactgtttgtatttgttgtgcagcactttgggaaccttgttgtttttaaaatgtgctatatgaataaaatagATTGGATTGGATTATTATAATTGATTtagttatttaatttatttcttattttttaattaattcaatttcgttcttcattttcttttttttttttaaatcattttttaaaaatatttttatttatttatttgttactattatatatatttatatattgctTAGTAGTttaatttttctcttttattatttgttttcattatggAGAATGTAACCCGGATGTTACACTCCGGGACAGCAGGTGGCGGTTAGCGATCCGCCATTAAAaagagagtagaagaagaaagacgCTCTAGATACCGGAAGTCCACTAGCTTTCCattgctaacatgctaactctCTTTGTTAACACGAAAGTTCCTGTATTATAACCTCAGGAAAGTGTGAAGAAGTTTAGATGTCTTTGTATGAAAGTTCGGgttgtttctcctctttttaaacACTGTTTAGTTTAGAGTGATAAAGTTAGCATCACGGTAGCTTGCTCGCAGGAAATAGACGGAGCCGGATTTGTGACAGCGCCAAAAACAATGGAGGATGTGTAAAGTTTATTCCATCTAAATAGTCCAGATAACTCTGACAGGAGAACTCAGAAGTTTTACAACTATCATTGTTTTTCATGAAT encodes the following:
- the LOC117828060 gene encoding zinc finger protein OZF-like — its product is MSKIQIMRLLVNQRLTAAAEEIFELFERTIAEYEEQLRGSKEEQLKLLDSVYNPEVQLHRADFHQLSVNKEEVPPEQQERRPSLDLEDPPEPAHIKEEQEELWSSQEGDQLQGLEEADFSALMFTHVPVKSDEDGEKPQSSQLHENQTSKRLLSSESDTDDSSFDCDIMKSHKESERGVKYRTRETFSSPDHATSSAAEGLKHNGSESSQKPFSCLICKKTFPFRGDVQRHMITHTGERPFKCSICGSRFTRSQTLNTHLRLHTGEKPFSCSVCGTSFSRRHSLDIHMRTHTGEKPFSCSVCGKKFPTRRNLKRHSVIHTGEKRYGCSLCGQTFALPGTLKRHLTVHTGEKPFRCLVCGKEFTRQFCLTRHFAVHKKEAA
- the LOC117828055 gene encoding zinc finger protein OZF-like isoform X5, producing MSKVQTLRGFINQRLTAAAEEIFELFERTIAEYEDQLRGSKEEQHKVLDPEVCTQKPDVQQLLARKEEVPPEQLQRSSSLDQEDPPEPPHIKEEQEELWSSQDGDQLQGGADFSSLILTPAPVKREEDDGEKPQSSQLHENQTKGNGNKSSLSESDTDDSSWDWEEIRGSQSGVTVQNSEVPVAGVEGTSSERAAGSKEHLLKYSRRKTGPKPFSCPVCGKRYLRKNSLTTHMRHHSEGTRFSCSVCKKTFPWKGDVERHMRVHTGERPFKCSVCGSRFAQSSTLNLHLRTHTGEKPFSCSVCQTSFSLRNNLVLHMRCHTGERPYSCSFCGKGFALRGNLKRHLIVHTGEKQFGCTVCGQKFAQHVTLKRHMTVHTGEKPFRCSVCGKRFAQQTCLTRHLSIHREDAVSSQE